A part of Liolophura sinensis isolate JHLJ2023 chromosome 1, CUHK_Ljap_v2, whole genome shotgun sequence genomic DNA contains:
- the LOC135481423 gene encoding cadherin-87A-like, with amino-acid sequence MSADIYYMYYCCLARRMGRVYPNLAALFLILLCSDVILAQNLAPQFLTDGDLKGFRIRENTPVGDIVYTLRARDPEGLPVLYGIQADFLKVNAQTGSVSVIRKIDYESAPSFNVIIIASDGTSETRQDVNIQVIDTNDELPLFTRDIYKDSISENAAVGTTIIQDLSVRDRDTINRLIEVRCAPEKIVDIEALDTCEKFGLKTLQASNLNWQGVLVLKGTVDFESQRSYQVPIESYDGNPENNVTISVEITVEPVQDTPPKWVYAPSQSIRENVAIGFPVTKVSAVDGDEGNPREIRYEIYDSRFNYFTMDSVTGQISTRPSTCVLCEAREVLNGSVTPPLLGDNPQTTAVTTVRITVEDINDNPPTFDQSSYTVSIPEDIPTGTALPGLFMTVTDSDSLYLLEAGAGTSYTFLLRNNTREFEVFPGIGQGTTTASMKVRDTSLIDYEKGPREYRMKIIAQERGTQELFSSETTVTVRITDVNDNAPVFTNSSYTAFVREDAGENTFVIKVSATDLDTTPELGTPSIRYSLSGTESDKFRIDSITGDVTVGNCGNSYCLDYEQVKFYELIVIAKDEGGKGQDVPAKLRINILDVNDNQPVFLIGQYGSTILEYETLPDPPVNVQATDADENSVIRYIIINQDGTDENLFQINATSGSITARRPVRFSDTKPNTDEIKIKVRAFDGLKEAFADVTLTVIDLNDGPPSFLVQSYNASIPETTRGVVPVTSVSAVDVDSTTTGAGVITYFIDGGDQDKFQISGTTGAITTTPNATFDYDVQNEYRMLVKARDNGNPSETGTTTVVVYILDRNNRNPYFQPANLRAAVFENVEINFIVTTITGRDPDRYPELHYYFGEPKRAYSPTGGEVDRSVYNFTDLFIVEERTGIVRTNRNLSRDETSLVTYPIIVVDRNATTWQTGTGTLIIDIIDVNDKAPVFKPLWTVADPVYYQELEEEKAQGTFVRVLVATDPDGAIDRYEMVRNPGQFFDINPQTGEVTVNRRMDFDFDKGNPQPKIYNFTVRAYDNGLSPLYSDATVIVNLTNINDNTPRFSKGSYSVNIKESGSPDGSKPGDFVLSVLATDLDAGLFGDVHYGLRDTETRFQVDRDTGNITLRANDLDREMNSDITFQVLAYDGDPDDQRTASVQVYVTLEDINDNPPEFTQDVYEKTIPEIYGTGQTILQLSARDKDIKDQNNLVFEYANTSINAMFYIDPALGFVEPARSLQGRANTYEMPIVVKDNGGRNPYKMDTAVLRIVVQAVTNHPPIWVIPPRDNMTIFVLEEQYLGMIVYDVEAKDDDTGVNSIVDYSFETALGDNVTRTPEFRINPITGVIRAERVFDREERDRYTLVLVARDRGGLKNTIFLRIVIMDVNDHLPRFYPKVFSRSIPEDKKLGTPVITLTATDEDNLPNAKTVYYSIIAGNEDGMFSIGQKNGTIMLIKGLNAEVKSSYTLEILGYNNVSDYSVISKRSLPQNMATVHIQVTDINDNAPRFTQSTFFACVSSSAALDTNILQLTAEDADSQNVLTYTMSGTNQFIVQSSSGMITNKALLGKEAGKTYSFEVTVTDGATTDTAKVELFVTNADNEAMIVLAQPPEEVRGIKTELENQLAVLLSKKENDRDTKVCISRIESHIGSDASVNTAWSDVYFHGLYRTSNGIFVAIASSELATLTQAVVSDPTNAADLSIFYVRQVGVNPAAGEAVFVSTPTLVVMIILIILLVLAILLCICCCCCIRKKHRDDKDKLFGGGASHM; translated from the exons ATGTCGGctgatatttattatatgtattattgcT GTTTAGCCAGGAGGATGGGGCGAGTATATCCTAATCTGGCTGCTCTTTTTCTTATATTATTGTGCTCAG ATGTTATTTTGGCACAAAACTTGGCTCCACAATTTCTGACAGATGGAGATCTTAAAGGTTTTAGGATTAGAGAAAACACACCTGTTG gTGATATAGTTTACACACTGCGGGCCAGGGATCCTGAGGGACTACCAGTTCTCTATGGTATACAGGCTGATTTCCTAAAGGTTAATGCTCAGACAGGCAGTGTCAGCGTTATACGGAAAATAGATTATGAG TCTGCACCTTCCTTCAATGTGATTATCATTGCCTCAGATGGCACAAGTGAA ACGCGTCAAGACGTCAACATCCAGGTGATAGACACCAACGATGAACTGCCTCTCTTTACAAGAGACATTTACAAAGACTCTATTTCGGAG AATGCAGCTGTTGGTACTACTATTATTCAAGACTTGTCCGTGAGAGACCGAGACACCATCAATCGGCTTATAGAAGTCCGCTGTGCCCCAGAAAAGATAGTTGACATTGAG GCTCTTGATACCTGCGAGAAGTTTGGCCTGAAGACTCTTCAAGCTAGTAACTTAAACTGGCAGGGTGTTCTTGTACTGAAAGGAACTGTTGATTTTGAATCCCAGAGGTCCTATCAAGTGCCCATTGAGTCATAC GACGGAAACCCTGAGAATAATGTGACAATCAGCGTGGAAATCACCGTAGAGCCTGTACAGGATACACCACCCAAGTGGGTGTATGCCCCAAGCCAGTCCATCAGGGAAAATGTGGCCATC GGATTCCCGGTGACAAAGGTTTCAGCTGTAGATGGAGATGAGGGTAACCCTCGTGAGATAAGATACGAGATCTATGACA GTCGCTTTAACTACTTCACAATGGACAGTGTGACTGGTCAGATCAGTACCCGCCC GAGCACTTGTGTTCTGTGTGAA GCAAGGGAGGTACTCAACGGCTCCGTAACTCCTCCACTTCTGGGGGATAACCCTCAAACAACAGCGGTAACAACAGTACGGATCACCGTTGAAGACATCAATGATAACCCTCCCACGTTTGACCAATCATCATACACGGTGTCTATCCCAGAAGATATTCCCACAGGAACCGCTCTACCTGGCCTCTTTATGACTGTTACAGATTCAGATTCG CTGTATCTATTAGAAGCG GGTGCTGGAACCTCGTACACATTTCTTCTCCGTAACAACACTCGTGAGTTTGAGGTGTTCCCCGGGATTGGGCAAGGTACTACCACGGCCAGCATGAAGGTCAGGGACACCAGCCTGATAGACTATGAGAAGGGCCCACGTGAGTACAGAATGAAG aTTATTGCTCAGGAAAGAGGAACCCAAGAACTGTTTTCCAGTGAAACCACAGTAACAGTCAGGATCACGGATGTCAATGATAATGCTCCCGTCTTCACCAATTCCAGTTACACGGCCTTTGTCAGAGAGGATGCTGGGGAGAATACATTTGTCATCAAAGTGTCC gcAACAGACTTGGATACAACACCAGAGCTAGGGACACCAAGTATTCGATACAGTCTGTCTGGTACAGAATCTGACAA ATTCAGAATTGATTCCATCACTGGTGACGTGACAGTGGGTAACTGTGGCAACAGTTACTGTCTTGACTATGAACAAGTCAAGTTCTATGAACTGATTGTGATCGCCAAAGACGAGGGTGGTAAAGGTCAAGACGTGCCTGCGAAGCTCAGAATAAACATCCTGGATGTCAATGACAACCAGCCAGtgtttctgattggtcaatacGGCAGCACCATCTTGGAGTATGAGACCTTGCCCGATCCACCTGTCAATGTTCAG GCAACAGATGCAGATGAAAACTCTGTTATCCGCTACATTATCATCAACCAGGACGGCACAGACGAAAATCTCTTCCAGATCAACGCTACGTCTGGATCAATAACTGCCCGCAGACCAGTGCGATTCAGTGACACTAAACCTAACACCGATGA AATCAAGATAAAGGTGCGGGCCTTTGATGGATTGAAGGAGGCATTTGCTGATGTCACATTGACAGTTATT gaccTTAATGATGGACCTCCATCCTTTCTTGTTCAAAGTTACAATGCTTCTATCCCAGAAACCACAAGAGGAG TTGTACCCGTGACCTCCGTTTCGGCTGTGGACGTAGATTCAACAACAACAGGGGCAGGGGTTATCACTTACTTTATCGACGGTGGCGATCAGGACAAGTTCCAAATCAGTGGCACTACTGGGGCCATCACTACCACACCAAATGCAACTTTCGACTATGACGTACAAAATGAATATCGTATGCTG GTGAAGGCCCGTGACAACGGGAACCCGTCCGAGACTGGCACCAcaactgttgttgtttacatcctGGACCGCAACAATAGAAATCCTTATTTCCAGCCTGCCAATCTCCGAGCTGCTGTCTTTGAGA ATGTTGAGATTAATTTCATTGTCACAACGATAACTGGGCGAGACCCTGATCGCTACCCTGAGCTGCATTACTACTTTGGTGAACCAAAGAGAGCTTACAGTCCCACAGGGGGAGAAGTTGATCGCAGTGTGTATAACTTTACG GACTTGTTTATTGTGGAAGAGAGAACTGGCATTGTCCGAACCAATCGGAACTTGTCACGTGATGAGACCTCACTAGTGACCTACCCAATCATAGTGGTGGACAGAAACGCGACAACATGGCAGACTGGCACAGGCACACTTATCATTGACATTATCGATGTGAACGACAAGGCACCTGTTTTCAAACCACTATGGACCGTGGCAGATCCTGTGTATTATCAAGAGTTGGAAGAGGAGAAGGCCCAGGGGACGTTTGTACGTGTCCTTGTGGCCACAGATCCTGATGGAGCCATCGATAGGTATGAGATGGTGAGAAACCCTGGCCAGTTCTTTGACATCAACCCTCAGACGG GTGAGGTAACTGTGAACAGACGAATGGATTTTGACTTCGATAAGGGTAACCCTCAGCCAAAGATCTACAACTTTACTGTTCGTGCTTACGACAATGGCTTATCTCCCCTTTACTCTGATGCCACTGTAATTGTGAACTTGACCAACATCAATGACAATACTCCCAGATTTTCTAAG GGAAGCTATTCTGTAAATATTAAGGAGAGTGGCTCACCGGACGGGTCCAAACCTGGAGACTTTGTTCTCTCTGTGTTGGCCACCGACTTGGATGCTGGGCTGTTTGGAGATGTCCACTATGGTCTGAGGGACACAGAAACTCGATTTCAAGTAGATAGAGACACA GGTAACATCACATTGCGGGCTAATGACCTTGACCGGGAGATGAACTCTGACATCACCTTCCAAGTGCTGGCCTATGATGGTGACCCAGATGACCAGAGGACTGCCTCTGTACAG GTGTACGTTACCCTAGAGGATATTAATGACAACCCTCCGGAGTTTACACAGGATGTCTACGAGAAAACCATCCCTGAAATCTATGGTACAGGACAGACAATTTTACAGCTGTCGGCAAGGGACAAAGATATCAAGGACCAAAACAACCTGGTTTTCGAGTATGCCAATACAAGTATAAATG CCATGTTCTACATTGACCCTGCCCTGGGCTTTGTTGAGCCAGCTCGATCCTTACAAGGTCGGGCAAACACGTATGAAATGCCAATCGTTGTGAAGGATAATGGAGGAAGAAACCCATACAAAATGGACACAGCTGTGTTAAGGATTGTTGTCCAGGCAGTGACGAACCATCCTCCCATATGGGTTATCCCCCCTAGGGACAACATGACCATTTTTGTGTTGGAG GAGCAATATTTAGGGATGATAGTGTACGATGTAGAAGCTAAAGATGATGACACGGGAGTCAATTCTATTGTGGATTACTCATTTGAAACTGCCTTGGGGGATAATGTGACACGCACACCTGAGTTCAGAATAAACCCAATTACAGGTGTGATCCGAGCTGAGCGGGTGTTTGACAGAGAGGAACGTGACAGATACACA CTTGTTTTAGTTGCTCGTGACAGAGGTGGACTGAAAAACACGATTTTCCTGAGAATTGTCATCATGGACGTCAACGATCACCTGCCCAGGTTTTACCCAAAG GTGTTCTCTAGATCCATACCTGAGGATAAGAAGTTAGGAACGCCTGTGATCACTCTcacagccactgatgaagataACCTGCCCAATGCCAAGACTGTCTACTATTCCATCATAG CTGGAAATGAAGATGGCATGTTCAGCATTGGTCAGAAGAATGGAACTATTATGCTGATAAAGGGTTTAAATGCCGAGGTCAAGTCCTCTTACACTCTAGAAATCTTGGGATATAACAATGTGAGTGATTACAGTGTAATCAGCAAGCGATCTCTGCCACAGAACATGGCTACAGTCCACATCCAGGTCACCGACATCAACGACAATGCACCTCGCTTCACACAATCAACGTTCTTTGCTT GTGTGTCATCAAGCGCTGCACTGGACACAAACATCTTGCAACTGACCGCAGAAGATGCCGACAGTCAGAATGTGCTCACTTACACGATGTCTGGCACTAACCAGTTCATTGTACAGTCAAGCAGTGGCATGATCACAAACAAAGCTCTGTTGGGGAAGGAAGCAGGGAAGACGTACAGTTTTGAGGTGACAGTTACTGATGGTGCCACTACAGACACGGCCAAAGTGGAG CTGTTCGTGACAAATGCTGACAATGAAGCCATGATCGTGTTGGCTCAGC